GCGTCCGCGAGAGCAGGCGGGAGACGTGCATCTGGGAGATGCCCAGCTCCTCGCCGATCTCGGACTGGGTGAGGTTGGTGACGAAACGCAGCGAGAGGATCAGGCGGTCGCGCTCGGACAGCGAGGCGATCAGGGGCTTGAGGGACTCGACGAACTCGATCCCCTCCAGCCCGTGGTCCTCGTAGCCGATGCGGTCCGCCAGGGACCCCTCGCTCTCGTGGTCGTCGTACTGGGCGTCCAGCGAGCCCGCGCTGTAGGCGTTGCTCGCCGTCAGGCCCTCCGTGACCTCTTCGCGGGTCAGCCCGAGGTGCTCGGCGAGTTCGCCGGAGGTCGGTGCCCGGTCCAGCCGCTGCGACAGTTCGTCGCCCGCCTTGGCCAGGTCGATCCGCAGCTCCTGGAGGCGGCGCGGCACGCGCACGGCCCAGCTGGTGTCGCGGAAGAATCGCTTGATCTCGCCGATGATCGTCGGCATGGCGAAGGTCGGGAACTCGACGCCCCGGCTCAGCTCGAACCGGTCGATCGCCTTGATCAGCCCGATGGTGCCGACCTGGACGATGTCCTCCATCGGTTCGCTGCGGGTACGGAACCGCGAGGCGGCGAACCTGACGATGGCGAGGTTCAGCTCGACCAGGGTGTTGCGTACGTACGCGTGGGCGTGGGTGCCCTCCTCCAGGGTGTCGAGCCGCTCGAAGAGCGTCTTCGACAGCGCGCGGGCGTCGAGCGCTCCGACGGTCGCGGGGGAGGGGATCTCGGGAAGTCCTTCGAGACCTTCGAGGCCGTCGCCGATGGGGGCCTCTTCGCCGGTGGGGGCCTTCTCGCCGGTGGGGGCGGCGGAGGTGGTGCCTCCGGCGGCGTCGCCGTCGGAGTTTCCGCGTGGGCCGGGCAGGGCGCCGGCGGCGGGGGAGTCGGAATTGGTCGGTCCCTGAGGACATGCCGACGCCGCGTCGTGGGTACGCGAACCGTCGAGCCGGGGTGACATGGTTCTCCTCCAGTGTCTCGGCATAGGACTGCCGAAGCCGTTCAGTGCTGCTGCGGTGAAGCGGCGCCTCCGAAGCCGGTAAGGGGTGGATGAAGCAGGTGTCCCTCTACCCTTACCTGCTCGGCGGCGGGAGTGACAAGCTCCAATTACGCGTTATGTCCGGTTTGTTGAGATCTCCCGCTACCGCGAGAGGGACGGAACGCGTAATGTTTCCCGCATGTCCGGCAGGTGTGCGGACATCAGGAATGTGGGCGGCGCTCACGCCGCACAAGGCCCCACTGACCAACGGTGAAGAGGGACGGCATGGACCGCGGGACGGTCGGCAGTACGAACCGGGGAAGACTTCAGGTCGAGACCCGGACGGAGGGCGGCAGCGAGATCGTGACGCCGGTGGGTGAGCTCGATCACCACACCGCCGATTTGCTGCGCGAACCTCTGGAGAACGCTGTCGAGCAGGGCCGGGTGCGCCTGGTCGTCGACTGCTCCGGGCTCGAGTTCTGCGACTCCACCGGGCTGAACGTCCTGCTCGGCGCGCGACTCCAGGCGGAGGAGGCCGGCGGGGAGGTCCACCTGGCCGGCATGCGGCCCGTCGTCGCCAGGGTCTTCGAGATCACCGGCGCCGAGGCGGTCTTCACCGTCCACGACACGGTCCAAGACGCCCTGGACACCTGAGGTGCCCCTCTCTCCGCACCTCCGGCGGACCCGTGTGTCCCACGCGTCACGCGATCCCCTCGCCGGAGCGGGTGTTGTGGAGGTCCCGCCGGGCAGGAGAAGATCCGACGGCCCCGCAGGAGCCCGCACCCAAGAATCTGACCTGTATCTTTTCGATGGCGACACGGTGAATCGGTGAGGTGAAGCGCTGATGAGCACCACCCGGCAGCATCCGCCGGGCGGCCTCGGCCGCGAGCCGGACGGAGCGGACACGTCCGCGGCCGTCCCGGCCGACCGGCAGTGGCGCACCCTTACTCTGCGCGAGGCCACCGGCATCGTCCCGATGGCCCGTGACTTCGCACGCCAGGCCCTGCACGAATGGGGCTGGCTGCCGGCCGAGGGCGCCGACCGCCGCGCCGCCGCCGAGGACGTCCTGCTGGTCGTCTCCGAGCTGGTCACCAACGCCTGCCTGCACGCCGGCGGGCCGGAGGAGCTCCGGATCGGAGCCACCTCCAAGGTGCTGCGGATCGAGGTCACCGACAACGGGGCCGGACAGCCCGCCCCCCGCACCCCGCACCGGGCCGGACGGCCCGGCGGTCACGGCATGTTCATCGTGCAGCGGCTCTGCCTCGACTGGGGCGTGCTGCGCGCCCCGGACGCACCCGGCAAGACCGTCTGGGCGGAGCTGGCCGCACCCGCGTAGCAGGGACTCCCGCCCACGGCGGGACGTCGTCGCGGAGACGGACGGCGGGACGTACGCACGGAAACGACGGAGGGCCGCCGCACCGATCACTCGGTGCGGCGGCCCTCCGTCGTGCCGGGGCGGTACGCGTCAGTGCACGTCGCCCATGAGCTTCTTCACCTTGCCGCGGTACATGAAGACCGCGACGCCCGCGAGGACCGCGAGCGCGGCCTGCAGGGTGACGATGCCGGTGCCGTTGAGGTCCACGCCCGCGATGGAGAGCAGACCGGTGGTGCAGTCGCCCGCGGTGACCGCGAGGAACCAGACACCCATCATCTGGCTGGCGTACTTGGCCGGAGCCATCTTCGTGGTGACCGAGAGGCCGACCGGGGAGAGCGTCAGCTCACCGACGGTCTGCACGAAGTAGATCGCGACCAGCCACATCGCGGCGGCCTGGTGGCCGTCGGTGGCGATGGTCAGCGGCGCCAGGAAGAGGAAGAACGACGCACCGACCAGCACCAGGCCGGAGCTGAACTTCACGATCGTGCTGGGCTCCTTGCCGCGGCGGTTCAGCGCCATCCAGAAGGTGGCGAAGACCGGGGCCAGGGCCATGATCAGGACCGGGTTGACCGACTGGTACCAGGAGACCGGGAACTCCCAGCCGAACACCGTGTTCCGCGCCGACGACTCGGCGAAGATCGCCATCGTCGAGCCGCCCTGGTCGTAGATCATCCAGAAGAGTGCGGCGGCGACGAAGAACCAGATGTAGCCGGAGACCTTCGACTGCTCGGTGGCGCTCAGGTCCTTGTCGCGCTTGATGCGCGCCAGGACCATCACCGGGATGACCAGACCGGCCACCGTGATCGGGACCAGCAGCCAGTTCAGCGTGTAGACGCCGGTGGCGACCGTGATGATGTAGAAGACGGCGGCGATCGCCAGCCAGATCATCGACTTGCGCAGCGTGGAGGCGCGCTCCTTGGCCGAGAGGGGCTTCGGGGTCTCGAAGCTGCGCGCGTCCAGGTGGCGGCTGCCCAGCATGAACTGGAGGAGACCCAGTCCCATGCCGACGGCGGCCAGGGCGAAGCCGAGGTGCCAGTTGACGTTCTCTCCGACGGTGCCGATCGCCAGCGGGGCGGCGAATCCACCGAGGTTGATGCCCATGTAAAAGATCGTGAAGCCACCGTCGCGGCGCGGGTCGTCCGGGCCGTCGTAGAGGTGGCCGACCATCGTCGAGATGTTGGACTTCAGCAGGCCCGACCCGATGGCCACGAGACCGAGGCCGGCGAAGAACGTGCCCTCGGACGGCAGGGCCAGTACGAGGTGACCGACCATGATCACCGCGCCGGCGACGGCCACGGTTTTGCGCGGACCCCAGACCCGGTCGCCGAACCAGCCGCCGGGCATGGCCAGCAGGTAGACGAGCGACAGGTAGACCGAGTAGATCGCCGTCGCCGTGGCCGGGTTCATGTGGAGCCCGTTGGGAGCGATCAGGTAAAGGGGGAGCAGGGCCCTCATGCCGTAGTAGGAGAAACGCTCCCACATCTCGGTCATGAAGAGCGTGGCCAGGCCGCGGGGGTGGCCGAAGAAGGTCGCCCCGCCGGTCTGGCCGGCGGTTTCCTTCGTCAGGCTGGACGCCATGGTCGATCCTTGCTGATGGGGACGTGTCACCGCCGTGAAAGCGGGGACGCGCCCGGTGGGGGGTAGCCGGCACCGACGCGCTCCCGGGCCCTGCCCCTCGCCTGAAAGGGGACTCGCTCCGCCTTCCGTCCTCGTGGGGAGGTAAGGAGACGGGGGACCGACCGCATCGGGATCCACGCCCGGTGCGCGTCCTCGCGCTCCGGGCCCGGCCCACAGGTCATTCACTCGTTGTCAAGACTGGCGGGAACCAGCCCGCACATGAAAGGGACCTTCGGCGCGAAACGCTGCCCAAAGGTCCCCATTAGTGCAACAGGCATCGCAACACCATACGACACGACCTTGCACCATATGGAAGAGTATGAGACATCGATCACAGGTAAGACTGGAACCGTAGTCGATCTTTCGAAGGTCTATACGGAGATGGACCCTTGGTCCGAAGGCGTTTTCCGGGGCCTCACTCCGGGCCTCCCTCGCGGACTACCATCACCCCATGACCCGTGTACTGCTCGCCGAGGACGACGCATCCATCTCGGAGCCGCTGGCCCGCGCCCTGCGTCGGGAGGGTTACGAGGTCGAGGTCCGTCAGGACGGCCCGACCGCGCTCGACGCCGGACTCCAGGGCGGCGTGGACCTGGTCGTCCTCGACCTGGGACTGCCCGGCATGGACGGCCTCGAAGTCGCCCGCCGGCTGCGCGCCGACGGCCACGCCGTGCCCATCCTGGTGCTGACCGCCCGCGCCGACGAGGTCGACACGGTGGTCGGCCTGGACGCCGGCGCCGACGACTACGTCACCAAGCCCTTCCGGCTCGCGGAGCTCCTGGCCCGCGTCCGCGCCCTGCTGAGGCGCGGTGCGGCCGAGCCCGCCCCGCAGCCCGCCACCCACGGCGTACGGATCGACGTCGAGTCGCACCGCGCCTGGATGGGCGAGGAGGAGCTCCAGCTCACCGCGAAGGAGTTCGACCTGCTCCGGGTGCTGGTCCGGGACGCCGGCCGGGTCGTCACCCGCGACCAGTTGATGCGCGAGGTCTGGGACACCACCTGGTGGTCGTCGACGAAGACCCTGGACATGCACATCTCCTGGCTCCGCAAGAAGCTCGGCGACGACGCCGCCAACCCCCGCTACATCGCGACCGTCCGCGGCGTCGGCTTCCGGTTCGAGAAGAGCTGAGCCGACGGCGGCGGACCGCCGCCCCGGACCGCCGCCCCGGACCTGACGGACACCGGAACACGTCGACCTCTCGACCAGAGCTGACGGGCAGAAGCACCTCATGCGCCGCCGACTGATCAACTCCACGCTCTCCGTGGTGCTCGTGGTGATCGCCGTCTTCGGCATCTCCCTGGTCCTCGTGGAGACCCGCACCATCAGCGACAGCGCTCAGGAGAGCGTGGACTCCGAGGCGCTGCGGCTGATCTCCGTCGTGGAGAGCCGGCTGCTGGGCGAGGAACGGATCACCCCCGCCGTGCTCGACGAACAGGTCGTCGGCGACCGGTACGCCCGGGTCGAACTCCCCGGCCGCGCGCCGATCGAGGTCGGTACGCGCCCCGGCGGCAACGCCATCACCTCCGTCGTGGACGGCGAGGAGGGCGAACGGGTCACCGTCGAGGAATCCCGCTCCGCCGTCACCCGTGAGGTCGGCCGCACCCTGCTGATCATCGGCGCGGTCGCCCTCCTCGCGATCATCTCGGCGGTCCTGCTCGCCGTACGCCAGGCCAACCGGCTGACCTCCCCGCTCACCGACCTCGCGGAGACGGCCGAACGCCTCGGCTCCGGCGACCCGCGCCCCCGTCACAAGCGGTACGGGGTACCCGAACTGGACCGGGTCGCCGACGTCCTCGACGCCTCCGCCGAGCGGATCGCCCGCATGCTGACGGCCGAGCGCCGGCTCGCGGCGGACGCCTCCCACCAACTGCGCACCCCGCTGACCGCACTCTCCATGCGCATCGAGGAGATCTCCGTCACCGACGACCCGGACACGGTGAAGGAGGAGGCGAACATCGCCCTCACCCAGGTCGAGCGCCTCACCGACGTCGTGCAGCGGCTGCTGACCAACGCCCGGGACCCGCGCACCGGCTCCGCCGTCGTCTTCGACCTCGACGAGGTCATCAAGCAGCAGATCGAGGAGTGGCGCCCCGCCTACCGCGGTGAGGGCCGCGCCGTCGTCCGCTCCGGCCGGCCCGGTCTGCGCGCGGTCGGCACCCCCGGAGCCGTCGCCCAGGTGCTCGCCGCCCTCATCGAGAACGCGCTGATGCACGGCGGCGGCACGGTCGCCCTGCGCACCCGCGTCACCGGCAACCAGATCGTCGTGGAGGTCACCGACGAGGGTGTGGGCGTCCCCGCCGACCTGGGAGCCCGGATCTTCGAACGCTCCATCAGCGGGCGCAACTCCACCGGCATCGGCCTCGCGGTCGCCCGTGACCTCGCCGAGGCGGACGGCGGCAGGCTGGAACTGCTCCAGCAACAGCCGCCCGTCTTCGCCCTCTTCCTCGGCAGCGTCGCCCGTACCCCCCAGGAACAGGAACGCCCGGTCCGCTGAGAGCGGGCCGGGCGTCGGAAGGGGCCGGGCGTCGGCACGGGCGGCCGGGAGGGCGCTCAGTGCCCCACGCGGTCCGGCTCCACCGGCTCCGAGGGCTGTCGTCGTCCGGGAAACTTCTCCGCGACGACCAGCGCCTCCTGCGCGGGGAGGGCCTTGAACACCCAGGAGCGGTACGACCAGAAGCGGAAGAGCGTGGCGATGCCGATGCCCACGACCTTGGCGACGTTGCTCTGTACCGGGGTGTCCCAGCCGAAGCCGTACGTCGCCGCGTACAGCACGCCCGTCTCGATCACCGCTCCCACCGCGCTGAACAGCAGGAACAGCGTCAGCTCGCGGGTCCGGCCGCTCTTGTCGCGGTCCCGGTAGGTCCAGTGACGGAACCCGACGTAATTGAAGAGGATGGCCACACAGGTGGCCATCAGCCCGGCCCGCACCGTCGGGATGTCCGTGGTGCGCCAGATCAGGTTGGAGACGGCGATGTTGACCACCAGCCCGAGCGCGCCGACCACGCCGAACTTGGCGACCTCCCGGGCCAGCCGATCAAGCCGGGTCCGCAGTGCGCCCCGTTCGCTCATGGTGATCGTTCAGCCCCGTCCGGTCGGATTCATCAACCCGCTCATGCTAACCAGCCCGGCCCCGTGACGCCCATGGGGCGAGGTCACGTCCCCGGCGGGGGCCCAGGGCGTCCGGCGGATCGTGACCGGGTCCGCGACGCCCGGCACGGCGCCTCGCGGCGGCAGGGTGCCCCTTCGGGCCAGAGTCAAGGGCCACCGGGGCGACGGATACCCTGGGGTGGTGACGTTCCCGGTAGTCGGCATGGTCGGCGGCGGTCAGCTCGCCCGCATGACCCACGAGGCGGGTATCCCCCTCGGCCTGACATTCAAGCTGCTCAGTGACACCCCCCAGGACTCGGCCGCCCAGGTGGTGAACGAGGTCGTCGTCGGCGACTATCGCGACCTGGAGACCCTCCGCGCGTTCGCGCGCGGCTGCGACGTGATCACGTTCGACCACGAGCACGTGCCCACCGAGCACCTGCGCGCCCTGGAGGCCGACGGCATCGCCGTCCGTCCCGGACCCGACGCCCTGCGGCACGCACAGGACAAGGGCGTGATGCGGGCCAGGCTCACCGAGCTGGGCGTGCCGTGCCCCCGCCACCGCATCGTCACCGACCCCGCCGACGTCACCGCCTTCGCGGGCGAGGGCGACGGCTACCCGGTGATCCTCAAGACGGTCCGCGGCGGCTACGACGGCAAGGGCGTCTGGGTGGTGCGCTCCGAGGCGGACGCCGCCGAGCCCTTCCGCGCCGGAGTCCCGGTCCTCGCCGAGGAGAAGGTCGCCTTCGTGCGGGAGCTCGCGGCGAACATCGTCCGCTCCCCGCACGGCCAGGCCGTCGCCTACCCCGTCGTGGAGTGCGTCCAGGTCGACGGCGTCTGCGACACCGTCATCGCCCCGGCCCCCGGCCTCGACGAGAAGCTGGCCGGCGAGGCCCAGCAGCTCGCGCTGCGGATCGGCGCCGAACTCGGGGTCGTCGGCCACCTCGCCGTGGAGCTCTTCGAGACCCGTGGCGACGACGGGACCCCCGGCATCCTCGTCAACGAACTCGCCATGCGCCCGCACAACTCCGGGCACTGGACCATGGACGGCGCGATCACCTCGCAGTTCGCCAACCACGTCCGCGCCGTGCTCGACCTGCCGCTCGGCGACCCGCGCCCGCGCGCACCCTGGACGGTCATGTGCAACGTCCTGGGCGGCGACTACCCCGACATGTACCAGGGCTACCTGCACTGCATGGCCCGGGACCCGCAGCTCAAGATCCACATGTACGGCAAGGACGTGAAGCCCGGCCGCAAGGTCGGACACGTCAACACCTACGGCGACGATCTGACGGACGTGCGGGAGCGCGCCCGGCACGCGGCCGACTACCTCCGAGGGACGATCACCGAATGACAGACCCGCGCACCGCACCCGTCGTCGGCATCGTCATGGGGTCGGACTCCGACTGGCCCGTCATGGAGGCCGCCGCCCAGGCGCTGGACGAGTTCGGCATCGCGTACGAGGTGGACGTCGTCTCCGCCCACCGCATGCCCCGCGAGATGATCGCGTACGGCGAGCAGGCGGCCGGCCGCGGCCTCAAGGCGATCGTCGCGGGCGCGGGCGGCGCCGCCCACCTGCCCGGCATGCTGGCCTCCGTCACCCCGCTGCCCGTCATCGGCGTCCCCGTACCGCTGAAGTACCTGGACGGTATGGACAGCCTGCTCTCCATCGTGCAGATGCCCGCCGGCATCCCCGTCGCCACCGTCTCCGTCGGCGGCGCGCGCAACGCCGGACTCCTCGCCGCCCGCATCCTCGCCACCGGCGACGAGGAGCTCCGCGAGAGGATGACCACCTTCCTCGGCGAACTGAACGAACAGGCTACCGAGAAGGGCCGGCGGCTGCGGGCCAAGGTCGAAGGATCCGATTCCTTCGGTTTCGGGCAGTAGGCTCCCCGCCCATGAATCAGACGGAAACCACGGCTCACGCAGACCGCCTGCGGCGGGCCCGGGACCTCCTCGCCGTCCACCCCGTCGTCGACGGTCACAACGACCTGCCCTGGGCCCTGCGCGAACAGACCGGCTACGACCTGAACGCCCGTGACATCGCCCAGGACCAGCGCGGTCTCCTCCACACCGACCTGCCCCGGCTCCGCGCCGGAGGCGTCGGCGCGCAGTTCTGGTCGGTGTACGTACGCTCCGACCTCAGCGGCGACGACGCCGTCAGCGCCACCCTGGAGCAGATCGACATCGTCGGCGAGATGCAGACGCGCTACCCCGCGCACCTGCGCCGGGCGCTGACCGCCGACGACATGGAGGCGGCCCGCACCGAGGGCCGTATCGCCTCGCTGATGGGGGCCGAGGGCGGTCACTCCATCAACAACTCGCTGGCCACCCTGCGTGCCCTGCACACCCTCGGCGTCCGCTACATGACGCTGACGCACAACGACAACCTCGACTGGGCGGACTCCGCGACCGACGTCGCACGCCTCGGCGGACTCTCCGAGTTCGGCCGCGAGGTCGTCCGCGAGATGAACCGCTGCGGCATGCTCGTCGACCTCTCACACGTGTCACCCGGCACGATGCGCGACGCCATCGCCACCAGCGAGGCGCCCGTCGTCTTCTCGCACTCCTCGGCCCGCGCCGTCTGCGACCACCCGCGCAACGTCCCCGACGACGTGCTGCTTTCGCTGCGTGACAACGGCGGGGTCGCGATGGCCACCTTCGTACCCAAGTTCGTGCTGCCGGACGCCGTCGAGTGGACGCTGGCCGCCGACCGGAACATGCGCGAGCACGGACTGCACCACCTCGACACCTCCCCCCAGGCCATGCGCATCCACGAGGACTTCGAGGAAGCCAACCCGCGCCCGGTCGCCACGGTCGTCACCATCGCGGACCACCTCGACCACATGCGCGAGGTGGCCGGTGTCGACCACATCGGCGTCGGCGGCGACTACGACGGTACGGCGTTCCTCCCCGAGGGCCTGGAAGACGTCTCCGGCTACCCGAACCTGATCGCGGAACTGCTGCGCCGCAACTGGTCCGAGGCCGACCTCGCCAAGCTCACCTGGCACAACGCGGTACGCGTGCTGCGCGACGCGGAGGCGGTCGCCCGCGACCTCCAGTTCCGCCGGAGCCCGTCCCACGCCACCATCGAGCAGCTGGACGGCAAACCCCAGCCCTGAGCGGCCGTCCCGTCCGGCCCGCACGGGCCCGTACGCACGCCGAGAGGCCGCCCCCGGAACGTCGACATCAGGGGGCGGCCTCTCGGCGCACGCGGGGGTACGGGGTGGTCAGGCGGTCGGGCGGCCCATCGCCCGGTAGGTCCAGCCGGCCGCCCGCCACACCGCGCTGTCCAGCGCGTTGCGGCCGTCCAGCAGTATGCGGTGCGCGGCGACCTCGCCCAGCGCCTCCGGGTCCAGCTCGCGGAACTCCCGCCACTCGGTCAGGTGCAGCACCACGTCCGCGCCGCGCACGGCGTCCAGCGCGGTGTCCGCGTACCCGAGGGTCGGGAAGAGCCGGCGGGCGTTCTCCATGCCCTTCGGGTCGAAGACGGTGACCTGCCCGCCCTGGAGGTGGATCTGCCCGGCCACGTTCAGCGCGGGGGAGTCGCGCACGTCGTCCGAGTCGGGCTTGAAGGTCGCGCCCAGCACCGCGACCCGGGTGCCCAGGAACGAGCTTCCGCCCACGGCCTCCCGGGCCAGTTCCACCATGTGGCCCCGGCGGCGCATGTTGATCGAGTCGACCTCGCGCAGGAAGGTCAGCGCCTGGTCGGCGCCCAGCTCACCGGCGCGGGCCATGAACGCCCGGATGTCCTTGGGCAGGCACCCGCCACCGAAGCCGATACCGGCCCGCAGGAACTTCGAGCCGATCCGCTCGTCGTGCCCGATCGCCTCCGCCAGCTTCACCACGTCACCGTCGGCCGCCTCGCAGACCTCGGCCATCGCGTTGATGAACGAGATCTTGGTGGCGAGGAAGGAGTTCGCCGCGGTCTTCACCAGTTCGGCGGTGGGGAAGTCGGTGACCACGAAGGGGGAGCCCTCCGCGACCGGGACGGCGTACACCTCGCGCAGCAGCTTCTCGGACCGCTCGCTCTCCACCCCGACGACGATCCGGTCCGGGTGGAGGGTGTCCTTCACGGCGAAGCCCTCGCGCAGGAACTCCGG
The DNA window shown above is from Streptomyces sp. NBC_00247 and carries:
- a CDS encoding ATP-binding protein, with the translated sequence MRRRLINSTLSVVLVVIAVFGISLVLVETRTISDSAQESVDSEALRLISVVESRLLGEERITPAVLDEQVVGDRYARVELPGRAPIEVGTRPGGNAITSVVDGEEGERVTVEESRSAVTREVGRTLLIIGAVALLAIISAVLLAVRQANRLTSPLTDLAETAERLGSGDPRPRHKRYGVPELDRVADVLDASAERIARMLTAERRLAADASHQLRTPLTALSMRIEEISVTDDPDTVKEEANIALTQVERLTDVVQRLLTNARDPRTGSAVVFDLDEVIKQQIEEWRPAYRGEGRAVVRSGRPGLRAVGTPGAVAQVLAALIENALMHGGGTVALRTRVTGNQIVVEVTDEGVGVPADLGARIFERSISGRNSTGIGLAVARDLAEADGGRLELLQQQPPVFALFLGSVARTPQEQERPVR
- a CDS encoding dipeptidase; its protein translation is MNQTETTAHADRLRRARDLLAVHPVVDGHNDLPWALREQTGYDLNARDIAQDQRGLLHTDLPRLRAGGVGAQFWSVYVRSDLSGDDAVSATLEQIDIVGEMQTRYPAHLRRALTADDMEAARTEGRIASLMGAEGGHSINNSLATLRALHTLGVRYMTLTHNDNLDWADSATDVARLGGLSEFGREVVREMNRCGMLVDLSHVSPGTMRDAIATSEAPVVFSHSSARAVCDHPRNVPDDVLLSLRDNGGVAMATFVPKFVLPDAVEWTLAADRNMREHGLHHLDTSPQAMRIHEDFEEANPRPVATVVTIADHLDHMREVAGVDHIGVGGDYDGTAFLPEGLEDVSGYPNLIAELLRRNWSEADLAKLTWHNAVRVLRDAEAVARDLQFRRSPSHATIEQLDGKPQP
- a CDS encoding RNA polymerase sigma factor SigF — protein: MSPRLDGSRTHDAASACPQGPTNSDSPAAGALPGPRGNSDGDAAGGTTSAAPTGEKAPTGEEAPIGDGLEGLEGLPEIPSPATVGALDARALSKTLFERLDTLEEGTHAHAYVRNTLVELNLAIVRFAASRFRTRSEPMEDIVQVGTIGLIKAIDRFELSRGVEFPTFAMPTIIGEIKRFFRDTSWAVRVPRRLQELRIDLAKAGDELSQRLDRAPTSGELAEHLGLTREEVTEGLTASNAYSAGSLDAQYDDHESEGSLADRIGYEDHGLEGIEFVESLKPLIASLSERDRLILSLRFVTNLTQSEIGEELGISQMHVSRLLSRTLVRLREGLTVQE
- a CDS encoding oligopeptide:H+ symporter, with amino-acid sequence MASSLTKETAGQTGGATFFGHPRGLATLFMTEMWERFSYYGMRALLPLYLIAPNGLHMNPATATAIYSVYLSLVYLLAMPGGWFGDRVWGPRKTVAVAGAVIMVGHLVLALPSEGTFFAGLGLVAIGSGLLKSNISTMVGHLYDGPDDPRRDGGFTIFYMGINLGGFAAPLAIGTVGENVNWHLGFALAAVGMGLGLLQFMLGSRHLDARSFETPKPLSAKERASTLRKSMIWLAIAAVFYIITVATGVYTLNWLLVPITVAGLVIPVMVLARIKRDKDLSATEQSKVSGYIWFFVAAALFWMIYDQGGSTMAIFAESSARNTVFGWEFPVSWYQSVNPVLIMALAPVFATFWMALNRRGKEPSTIVKFSSGLVLVGASFFLFLAPLTIATDGHQAAAMWLVAIYFVQTVGELTLSPVGLSVTTKMAPAKYASQMMGVWFLAVTAGDCTTGLLSIAGVDLNGTGIVTLQAALAVLAGVAVFMYRGKVKKLMGDVH
- the purE gene encoding 5-(carboxyamino)imidazole ribonucleotide mutase, which encodes MTDPRTAPVVGIVMGSDSDWPVMEAAAQALDEFGIAYEVDVVSAHRMPREMIAYGEQAAGRGLKAIVAGAGGAAHLPGMLASVTPLPVIGVPVPLKYLDGMDSLLSIVQMPAGIPVATVSVGGARNAGLLAARILATGDEELRERMTTFLGELNEQATEKGRRLRAKVEGSDSFGFGQ
- a CDS encoding ATP-binding protein; its protein translation is MSTTRQHPPGGLGREPDGADTSAAVPADRQWRTLTLREATGIVPMARDFARQALHEWGWLPAEGADRRAAAEDVLLVVSELVTNACLHAGGPEELRIGATSKVLRIEVTDNGAGQPAPRTPHRAGRPGGHGMFIVQRLCLDWGVLRAPDAPGKTVWAELAAPA
- a CDS encoding STAS domain-containing protein codes for the protein MDRGTVGSTNRGRLQVETRTEGGSEIVTPVGELDHHTADLLREPLENAVEQGRVRLVVDCSGLEFCDSTGLNVLLGARLQAEEAGGEVHLAGMRPVVARVFEITGAEAVFTVHDTVQDALDT
- a CDS encoding response regulator transcription factor; the protein is MTRVLLAEDDASISEPLARALRREGYEVEVRQDGPTALDAGLQGGVDLVVLDLGLPGMDGLEVARRLRADGHAVPILVLTARADEVDTVVGLDAGADDYVTKPFRLAELLARVRALLRRGAAEPAPQPATHGVRIDVESHRAWMGEEELQLTAKEFDLLRVLVRDAGRVVTRDQLMREVWDTTWWSSTKTLDMHISWLRKKLGDDAANPRYIATVRGVGFRFEKS
- a CDS encoding GtrA family protein, whose product is MSERGALRTRLDRLAREVAKFGVVGALGLVVNIAVSNLIWRTTDIPTVRAGLMATCVAILFNYVGFRHWTYRDRDKSGRTRELTLFLLFSAVGAVIETGVLYAATYGFGWDTPVQSNVAKVVGIGIATLFRFWSYRSWVFKALPAQEALVVAEKFPGRRQPSEPVEPDRVGH
- a CDS encoding UDP-glucose dehydrogenase family protein, with translation MALRITVIGTGYLGATHAAAMAELGFEVLGLDVVPEKIELLQAGRVPMYEPGLEEILQKHVAGIPGSTGRLRFTTSWEEVGDFGDVHFVCVNTPQKHGEYACDMSYVDSAFASLAPHLTRPALVVGKSTVPVGSAARLAELLARLAPVGADAELAWNPEFLREGFAVKDTLHPDRIVVGVESERSEKLLREVYAVPVAEGSPFVVTDFPTAELVKTAANSFLATKISFINAMAEVCEAADGDVVKLAEAIGHDERIGSKFLRAGIGFGGGCLPKDIRAFMARAGELGADQALTFLREVDSINMRRRGHMVELAREAVGGSSFLGTRVAVLGATFKPDSDDVRDSPALNVAGQIHLQGGQVTVFDPKGMENARRLFPTLGYADTALDAVRGADVVLHLTEWREFRELDPEALGEVAAHRILLDGRNALDSAVWRAAGWTYRAMGRPTA
- a CDS encoding 5-(carboxyamino)imidazole ribonucleotide synthase, which gives rise to MVGGGQLARMTHEAGIPLGLTFKLLSDTPQDSAAQVVNEVVVGDYRDLETLRAFARGCDVITFDHEHVPTEHLRALEADGIAVRPGPDALRHAQDKGVMRARLTELGVPCPRHRIVTDPADVTAFAGEGDGYPVILKTVRGGYDGKGVWVVRSEADAAEPFRAGVPVLAEEKVAFVRELAANIVRSPHGQAVAYPVVECVQVDGVCDTVIAPAPGLDEKLAGEAQQLALRIGAELGVVGHLAVELFETRGDDGTPGILVNELAMRPHNSGHWTMDGAITSQFANHVRAVLDLPLGDPRPRAPWTVMCNVLGGDYPDMYQGYLHCMARDPQLKIHMYGKDVKPGRKVGHVNTYGDDLTDVRERARHAADYLRGTITE